The Peromyscus maniculatus bairdii isolate BWxNUB_F1_BW_parent chromosome 6, HU_Pman_BW_mat_3.1, whole genome shotgun sequence genome has a segment encoding these proteins:
- the Gng5 gene encoding guanine nucleotide-binding protein G(I)/G(S)/G(O) subunit gamma-5, giving the protein MSGSSSVAAMKKVVQQLRLEAGLNRVKVSQAAADLKQFCLQNAQHDPLLTGVSSSTNPFRPQKVCSFL; this is encoded by the exons ATGTCGGGTTCTTCCAGCGTCGCCGCCATGAAGAAGGTGGTTCAGCAGCTCCGGCTGGAGGCCGGGCTCAACCGCGTGAAG GTTTCCCAGGCAGCTGCAGACTTGAAACAGTTTTGTCTGCAGAATGCTCAACATGACCCTCTGCTAACTGGAGTGTCTTCAAGTACAAATCCCTTCAGACCCCAGAAAGTCTGCTCCTTTTTGTAG
- the Rpf1 gene encoding ribosome production factor 1 — protein sequence MAKAGEKSGGGGKRGLKRKAAAEEPQEAAVAGDGAAESGVQPPKAGAFPPGFSISEIKNKQRRHLMFTRWKQQQRKEKLAAKKKLKKEREALGDKAPPKPVPKTIDNQRVPDETAVDPNDEEVAYDEATDEFASYFNRQTSPKILITTSDRPHGRTVRLCEQLSTVIPDSHVYYRRGLALKKIIPQCIARDFTDLIVINEDRKTPNGLILSHLPNGPTAHFKMSSVRLRKEIKRRGKDPTEHVPEIILNNFTTRLGHSIGRMFAALFPHNPQFIGRQVATFHNQRDYIFFRFHRYIFKSEKKVGIQELGPRFTLKLRSLQKGTFDSKYGEYEWVHKPREMDTSRRKFHL from the exons ATGGCGAAAGCCGGGGAGAAGAGTGGCGGTGGCGGGAAGCGAGGTTTGAAGAGGAAAGCCGCCGCCGAAGAGCCTCAAGAGGCTGCGGTCGCGGGCGATGGGGCGGCGGAGAGCGGGGTGCAGCCCCCGAAAGCGGGTGCCTTCCCCCCGGGCTTCAGTATCTCGGAGATTAAGAACAAACAGCGGCGACACTTGATGTTCACGCGGTGGAAGCAGCAGCAGCGGAAG GAAAAGTTGGCAGCtaagaaaaaacttaaaaaagagagagaggctcTTGGTGATAAG GCTCCACCAAAGCCTGTTCCCAAGACCATTGACAATCAACGAGTCCCTGATGAAACCGCAGTAGACCCCAATGATGAAGAG GTCGCTTATGATGAAGCTACAGATGAATTTGCTTCCTACTTCAACAGACAGACATCTCCAAAGATTCTCATCACGACATCGGATAGACCTCATGGG AGGACAGTACGACTCTGTGAGCAGCTCTCAACAGTTATACCAGATTCACATGTTTATTACAGAAGAGGACTGgctctgaaaaaaattattccacagtGCATTGCAAGAGATTTCACAGACCTGATAGTTATTAATGAAGATAGGAAAACACCGA ATGGCCTTATTTTGAGTCATTTGCCAAATGGCCCAACTGCTCACTTTAAAATGAGTAGTGTTCGTCTTCGTAAAGAAATTAAG agACGAGGCAAAGATCCCACAGAACATGTTCCTGAGATAATTCTGAATAACTTCACAACACGGCTTGGTCATTCCATTGGACGCATGTTTGCGGCTCTCTTTCCTCATAATCCTCAATTTATTGGAAGGCAGGTTGCCACATTCCACAATCAGCGGGATTACATCTTCTTCAGGTTTCACAG ATATATATTCAAGAGTGAAAAGAAAGTGGGAATTCAGGAACTTGGACCACGTTTTACCTTAAAATTACGATCTCTTCAGAAGGGAACCTTTGATTCTAAATATGGAGAATATGAATGGGTCCATAAG CCACGGGAAATGGATACAAGTAGAAGAAAATTCCATTTATAA